A part of Bosea sp. (in: a-proteobacteria) genomic DNA contains:
- the glf gene encoding UDP-galactopyranose mutase: MFDWLIVGAGFAGSVLAERIACERNETVLIIDRRKHIAGNAFDRHDDAGILMHQYGPHIFHTNADPIVKYLSRFTAWRPYEHRVLAEVDGKRVPMPINLDTVNALYGLSLTPEELISFFASRAEPVAEVRTSEDVVVSAIGRDLYEKFFQGYTRKQWGLDPSQLDKSVTARVPTRTNRDDRYFTDTFQCMPLHGYTRMFQKMLDHPNIKVMLQSDYRQVRDIIPHKRLIYTGPIDEFYGHRFGKLPYRSLRFEHETLDMAQHQPVGTVNYPQTEAFTRISEYKHLTGQEHPKTTITREYPTDEGDPYYPVPRAENQALYKRYEALALAEVDTWFVGRLASYRYYNMDQVVGQALATFRRIQEDVPAKLGDSPRLAAV; the protein is encoded by the coding sequence ATGTTCGACTGGCTCATCGTCGGAGCGGGCTTCGCGGGCAGCGTGCTGGCTGAACGCATCGCCTGCGAACGCAACGAAACCGTGCTGATCATCGACCGGCGCAAGCATATCGCTGGCAATGCCTTCGATCGTCATGACGACGCAGGCATCCTGATGCATCAGTACGGCCCGCACATCTTCCACACCAACGCCGACCCGATCGTGAAGTATCTGTCCCGGTTCACCGCCTGGAGGCCCTATGAGCATCGTGTGCTGGCCGAGGTGGACGGCAAGCGCGTGCCGATGCCGATCAATCTCGACACGGTGAACGCGCTTTACGGGCTCTCGCTCACCCCGGAGGAATTGATCAGCTTCTTCGCTTCGCGGGCGGAGCCTGTGGCAGAGGTGCGGACATCGGAAGACGTCGTGGTCTCGGCCATCGGCCGCGATCTCTATGAGAAGTTCTTCCAGGGCTACACGCGCAAGCAGTGGGGGCTCGATCCCTCGCAGCTCGACAAATCGGTGACGGCGCGGGTGCCGACCCGCACCAACCGGGATGACCGCTACTTCACGGACACGTTCCAGTGCATGCCGCTGCATGGCTACACGCGCATGTTCCAGAAGATGCTGGATCACCCCAACATCAAGGTTATGCTCCAGAGCGATTATCGCCAGGTCCGGGACATCATCCCGCACAAGCGGCTGATCTACACCGGGCCGATCGACGAATTCTACGGACACCGCTTCGGCAAGCTGCCCTACCGCTCGCTGCGCTTCGAGCACGAGACGCTGGACATGGCCCAACACCAGCCGGTGGGCACCGTGAATTATCCGCAGACGGAAGCCTTCACGCGCATCTCGGAGTACAAGCACCTCACGGGCCAAGAGCACCCGAAGACAACCATCACCCGCGAATATCCCACCGACGAGGGCGACCCCTATTATCCGGTGCCCCGCGCGGAGAACCAGGCTCTCTACAAGCGCTATGAGGCGCTGGCGCTGGCTGAGGTGGACACATGGTTCGTGGGCCGGCTGGCGAGCTATCGCTACTACAACATGGACCAGGTGGTGGGTCAGGCGCTGG
- a CDS encoding glycosyltransferase family 1 protein produces the protein MQTTPNSPATPLREHGPTTERGVERPLLLCLSHLRWDFVFQRPQHLLTRAAQSFRVIFVEEPIFVDVPAPRLVLSPRDGGITVAVPHLPPGHTPTEVMRLQRELMSELVEAEGKPQVLWYYSPMALSFSAHIEAPACLYDCMDELSAFRGAAPDLTLWERRLFARADFVLAGGRTLYQAKRRQHQSVTLLPSSIDTAHFDRARAKPDDPADQRDIPHPRLGFFGVIDERFDAELLGEAAALRPDLSFIMIGPVVKIDPESLPQAANIHWLGSKSYPDLPRYLGNWDVGIMPFAINESTRFISPTKTPEFLAAGLPVVSTPITDVVSPYGDAGVVEIASGAEDFVAQAASLLERPRGEWLARVDAMLANNSWDKSWQRVDRLIHDTLMLKAAPAAQVVGKASAIQASQGRASAGPAAAGGGGPGVALSPAPRAWAGDSRLRARAASAAGKE, from the coding sequence ATGCAGACGACCCCGAATTCGCCCGCGACGCCCCTTCGCGAACACGGCCCGACGACTGAGCGTGGCGTGGAAAGGCCGCTGTTGCTGTGCCTGTCGCATCTGCGTTGGGATTTCGTGTTCCAGCGGCCCCAGCATCTGCTCACGCGCGCCGCGCAGTCCTTCCGCGTGATCTTCGTTGAAGAGCCGATCTTCGTGGACGTGCCCGCGCCCAGGCTGGTGCTGTCCCCGCGCGATGGCGGAATTACGGTCGCCGTGCCGCATCTGCCGCCTGGCCATACCCCGACCGAGGTCATGCGCCTGCAGCGTGAGCTGATGAGCGAGTTGGTGGAGGCCGAAGGGAAGCCCCAGGTGCTGTGGTATTACTCGCCGATGGCGCTGTCCTTCAGCGCGCACATCGAAGCGCCGGCGTGTCTCTATGACTGCATGGACGAGCTGTCGGCCTTCCGCGGCGCGGCTCCCGATCTGACCTTGTGGGAGCGCAGGCTCTTCGCCAGGGCCGATTTCGTGCTGGCAGGCGGGCGCACGCTCTATCAGGCCAAGCGCCGCCAGCACCAGTCCGTTACGCTGCTTCCCAGCAGCATCGACACGGCGCATTTCGACAGGGCACGGGCCAAGCCGGATGATCCGGCCGACCAGCGCGACATCCCCCATCCGCGCCTCGGCTTCTTCGGCGTGATCGACGAGCGCTTCGACGCCGAACTGCTCGGCGAGGCGGCGGCGCTGAGGCCGGACCTGTCCTTCATCATGATCGGCCCGGTGGTGAAGATCGACCCGGAAAGCTTGCCGCAGGCGGCCAACATCCACTGGCTGGGCAGCAAGAGCTATCCGGATTTGCCGCGCTATCTCGGCAACTGGGACGTGGGCATCATGCCCTTCGCCATCAATGAATCGACCCGGTTCATCAGCCCGACGAAGACGCCGGAATTTCTCGCGGCCGGGCTTCCCGTGGTCTCGACGCCGATCACCGACGTGGTGTCGCCCTATGGCGATGCCGGAGTGGTGGAGATCGCCTCCGGCGCGGAGGACTTCGTGGCGCAGGCCGCGTCGCTGCTGGAGCGGCCGCGCGGAGAGTGGCTCGCCAGGGTCGATGCGATGCTGGCGAACAATTCCTGGGACAAGAGCTGGCAGCGCGTGGACAGGCTCATCCACGACACGCTGATGCTCAAGGCGGCCCCGGCCGCCCAGGTCGTGGGCAAGGCGAGCGCGATCCAGGCTTCGCAGGGACGGGCCAGCGCAGGCCCCGCAGCGGCGGGCGGCGGCGGGCCGGGAGTGGCGCTCAGCCCCGCGCCCCGAGCCTGGGCGGGCGATTCAAGGCTGCGCGCGCGGGCGGCATCGGCCGCCGGGAAGGAATAG